One stretch of Streptomyces hygroscopicus DNA includes these proteins:
- a CDS encoding membrane protein yields MTHSISGGRRRIFLRRVVPSIAAAGIGATGLVGCSGGADTAGHDAKAAKAGKVVEKGLTSRDTISAQGGAAALKLKTTTGEFGTKAAATADFPTWGTRWVVHQSADTGSPSVGMLNKDAPGQDRITADYQVNTGKKVCEDGACSTYMAHITGPVSGFVTVVAVDIPQDSLPGVPVQNGGGEPPEPPQTGGTRAEALQRAATWLTANNGGRVPYSQAQVWKDGYRQDCSGYVSMALGLQAPGPNTVGLTGSGITKPIALNDLRPGDLLIDASGNNNTRHVVMFEKWNDAAHTSYTSYEQRGDFGTDHTTRRYGLEPGSEYQPYRPLKFTD; encoded by the coding sequence ATGACGCACTCCATCAGCGGCGGCCGACGCCGGATCTTCCTGCGCAGGGTGGTCCCCTCGATCGCCGCGGCGGGCATCGGCGCCACCGGACTCGTGGGCTGCTCGGGCGGAGCCGACACCGCGGGCCATGACGCCAAGGCGGCGAAGGCCGGGAAGGTCGTCGAGAAGGGCCTGACGAGCCGCGACACCATATCGGCCCAGGGCGGGGCCGCGGCGCTCAAGCTGAAGACGACCACGGGGGAGTTCGGCACCAAGGCCGCGGCCACCGCCGACTTCCCCACCTGGGGCACCCGCTGGGTGGTCCATCAGAGCGCCGACACCGGCTCCCCGTCCGTCGGCATGCTCAACAAGGACGCCCCGGGCCAGGACCGCATCACCGCCGACTACCAGGTCAACACCGGCAAGAAGGTCTGCGAGGACGGGGCCTGCTCCACCTACATGGCCCATATCACCGGGCCGGTCAGCGGCTTTGTGACCGTCGTCGCGGTGGACATCCCGCAGGACTCGCTGCCCGGCGTCCCGGTGCAGAACGGCGGTGGTGAGCCGCCGGAGCCGCCGCAGACCGGCGGCACCCGCGCCGAGGCGCTGCAGCGGGCCGCCACCTGGCTGACCGCCAACAACGGCGGCCGGGTGCCGTACAGCCAGGCCCAGGTCTGGAAGGACGGCTACCGCCAGGACTGCTCGGGCTATGTCTCCATGGCGCTGGGCCTGCAGGCGCCCGGCCCCAACACGGTGGGCCTCACCGGCTCCGGCATCACCAAGCCGATCGCCCTGAACGACCTGCGGCCCGGGGATCTGCTGATCGACGCGTCCGGGAACAACAACACCCGCCATGTCGTGATGTTCGAGAAGTGGAACGACGCCGCCCACACCTCGTACACCTCCTACGAGCAGCGCGGCGACTTCGGGACGGATCACACGACCCGTCGCTACGGACTGGAGCCGGGCAGCGAGTACCAGCCCTACCGGCCGCTGAAGTTCACGGACTGA
- a CDS encoding SARP family transcriptional regulator, whose product MDFSVLGPVTVIAGPPAAPIELPLGPAKRRSVLAMLLLRPNATVSVEQLITSLWEDEPPAHARTVIQGHVSRLRAVLAEGGAEDHGVELATHSSAYLLRIPESLIDTQRFDQLTAQASPESAPGEAVRLLRQALGLWRGPALTGTVASPPFAAAAHALEERRLSAVEALARAHKALGEHEEAVRALHPAAVANPLREGLIAALMLALYRSGRQSDAFAWFHRTRQLLDDDLGVDPGQRLSAAYQEILRAAPEADGPQGGAESAGAPGPSGQPVPSAPSHQQSMAAASAAAPVPELLPRPPAGFHGRGAELAELTRLTQGSAEPAQGGAAGGSGGYPQEGGIALLTGPAGVGKTGLAVHWGHAQAAAFPDGRLFADLRGFSGGEATVPAEVLREFLLALGTPAEQIPTSTEAASALYRSLAARRRLLVVLDNAGSSAQVRPLLPGGPHCATLVTSRSRLDGLIATDAARPVRLHALGTEDGAALLGALLGPARVAEDPEAARELVALCDGLPLALRAASAQLMARPRWRLARLATALRDERRRLALLSAEDTGVAAALRNSVARLSADDAQLLRALGTGFAREVNTAEAAALSGADPELIQDSLERLAEMHLLDEEATNRYVMSDLVKLFAQGDGSRRGEGSGGAPGEPSQGA is encoded by the coding sequence TTGGACTTCTCCGTGCTGGGACCGGTGACCGTCATCGCGGGACCGCCGGCAGCGCCCATCGAGCTTCCGCTGGGGCCCGCCAAACGGCGCAGCGTGCTCGCGATGCTACTGCTGCGGCCCAACGCGACGGTGTCCGTGGAGCAGTTGATAACCAGCCTGTGGGAGGACGAGCCGCCCGCCCACGCCCGGACCGTCATCCAGGGCCATGTCTCCCGGCTCCGCGCCGTGCTGGCCGAGGGCGGCGCCGAGGACCACGGTGTCGAGCTGGCCACCCACAGCTCCGCCTATCTGCTGCGCATCCCCGAGTCCCTGATCGACACCCAGCGCTTCGACCAGCTGACCGCGCAGGCCAGCCCGGAGTCCGCCCCCGGCGAGGCGGTCCGGCTGCTCCGCCAGGCGCTCGGCCTGTGGCGCGGCCCGGCGCTCACCGGGACCGTGGCCAGTCCGCCGTTCGCGGCGGCCGCGCACGCCCTGGAGGAGCGCCGGCTGAGCGCCGTGGAGGCCCTGGCCCGGGCGCACAAGGCGCTGGGCGAGCATGAGGAGGCGGTGCGCGCCCTGCACCCCGCCGCCGTCGCCAACCCGCTGCGCGAGGGGCTGATCGCCGCCCTGATGCTGGCTCTGTACCGCTCCGGACGGCAGTCCGACGCGTTCGCCTGGTTCCACCGCACCCGGCAGTTGCTCGACGACGATCTGGGGGTCGACCCGGGCCAGCGGCTGAGCGCCGCGTACCAGGAGATCCTGCGAGCGGCCCCCGAGGCGGACGGGCCGCAGGGCGGCGCCGAGAGCGCCGGAGCGCCGGGCCCCTCGGGGCAGCCGGTGCCGTCGGCCCCGTCGCACCAGCAGTCCATGGCCGCCGCATCGGCCGCCGCGCCCGTACCCGAGCTGCTCCCCCGGCCTCCGGCGGGCTTCCACGGCCGGGGTGCGGAGCTGGCCGAGCTGACCCGACTGACCCAGGGCAGCGCCGAACCGGCCCAGGGCGGCGCGGCGGGCGGCTCCGGCGGCTATCCCCAGGAGGGCGGTATCGCGCTGCTCACCGGGCCCGCCGGAGTCGGCAAGACCGGTCTGGCGGTCCACTGGGGCCATGCCCAGGCCGCCGCCTTCCCCGACGGACGGCTCTTCGCGGATCTGCGCGGCTTCAGCGGCGGCGAGGCGACGGTGCCCGCCGAGGTACTGCGCGAGTTCCTGCTCGCCCTGGGCACCCCGGCCGAGCAGATCCCCACCTCGACCGAGGCCGCGTCCGCGCTGTACCGCTCGCTGGCCGCCCGCCGCCGGCTGCTGGTGGTGCTGGACAACGCGGGCAGCTCCGCCCAGGTGCGCCCGCTGCTGCCCGGCGGACCCCACTGCGCCACGCTGGTCACCAGCCGCAGCAGGCTGGACGGGCTGATCGCCACCGACGCCGCCCGCCCCGTACGGCTGCACGCCCTCGGCACCGAGGACGGGGCGGCCCTGCTGGGCGCGCTGCTGGGCCCCGCCCGGGTCGCCGAGGACCCGGAGGCCGCGCGGGAGCTGGTGGCCCTGTGCGACGGGCTGCCGCTGGCGCTGCGCGCCGCCTCCGCCCAGCTGATGGCCCGGCCCCGCTGGCGGCTGGCCCGGCTGGCCACCGCGCTGCGCGACGAGCGCCGCAGGCTGGCGTTGCTGTCGGCGGAGGACACCGGAGTGGCCGCCGCGCTGCGCAACTCCGTGGCCCGGCTCTCGGCGGACGACGCACAGCTGCTGCGGGCCCTGGGCACCGGTTTCGCGCGGGAGGTCAACACCGCCGAGGCGGCCGCGCTGTCGGGGGCGGACCCCGAGCTGATCCAGGACTCCCTGGAGCGGCTGGCGGAGATGCATCTGCTGGACGAGGAGGCCACCAACCGCTACGTCATGAGCGACTTGGTGAAGCTCTTCGCCCAGGGCGACGGGAGCAGGCGCGGCGAGGGGTCCGGCGGGGCCCCCGGCGAACCGTCACAGGGGGCCTGA
- a CDS encoding aminopeptidase: MSAQPGIDRGHTDDLMSFLRASPSPYHAVASAAERLEKAGFQRVEETAPWDGAAGGRFVLRGGAIIAWYVPEGADPATPYRIVGAHTDSPNLRVKPIPDTGAHGWRQIAVEVYGGVLLNTWLDRDLGLSGRISLRDGSHHLVTIDRPLLRVPQLAVHLDRSVNTEGLKLDKQRHMTPIWGLGGVEEGDLIRFVAEETGVAAEEIAGWDLMTHSVEPPAYLGRDRELLAGPRMDNLVSVHAGTAALIAAARPELPYIPVLAAFDHEENGSQSDTGADGPLLGTVLERSVFARGGAYEDRARAFAGTVCLSSDTGHAVHPNYAERHEPGHHPRPNGGPILKVNVNQRYATDGAGRAVFAAACERAGVPWQSFVSHNSMPCGTTIGPITAARHGIATVDIGIAILSMHSARELCGVQDPRLLAKALHAFLEG; encoded by the coding sequence ATGAGCGCACAACCCGGCATCGACCGCGGCCACACCGATGACCTGATGTCCTTCCTCCGCGCCAGCCCATCGCCATACCACGCTGTGGCGAGCGCCGCTGAGCGGCTGGAGAAGGCCGGGTTCCAGCGGGTCGAGGAGACCGCGCCCTGGGACGGCGCGGCCGGTGGCCGGTTCGTGCTGCGAGGCGGTGCGATCATCGCGTGGTACGTACCGGAGGGGGCGGACCCCGCCACTCCGTACCGAATTGTCGGTGCTCATACCGACTCTCCCAATTTGCGAGTCAAGCCGATTCCCGACACCGGTGCGCACGGCTGGAGACAGATCGCCGTCGAGGTCTACGGCGGGGTGCTGCTCAACACCTGGCTCGACCGCGACCTCGGGCTCTCCGGCCGGATCTCGCTCAGGGACGGCTCACACCATCTCGTCACCATCGACCGGCCGCTGCTGAGAGTGCCCCAGCTCGCCGTCCACCTCGACCGGTCCGTCAACACCGAGGGCCTCAAGCTGGACAAGCAGCGCCATATGACGCCCATCTGGGGGCTCGGCGGCGTCGAGGAGGGCGACCTGATCCGCTTCGTCGCCGAGGAGACCGGTGTCGCGGCCGAGGAGATCGCCGGCTGGGACCTGATGACGCACAGCGTCGAGCCGCCCGCCTACCTCGGCCGGGACCGCGAGCTGCTCGCCGGGCCCCGGATGGACAACCTTGTCTCCGTGCACGCCGGTACGGCCGCGCTCATCGCCGCCGCCCGCCCGGAGCTGCCGTACATCCCCGTCCTGGCCGCCTTCGACCACGAGGAGAACGGCAGCCAGTCCGACACCGGCGCCGACGGCCCGCTGCTCGGCACGGTGCTGGAGCGCTCGGTCTTCGCCCGCGGCGGCGCGTACGAGGACCGGGCCCGCGCCTTCGCGGGCACCGTCTGCCTGTCGTCCGACACCGGCCACGCCGTTCACCCCAACTACGCCGAGCGCCATGAGCCGGGCCACCACCCACGGCCCAACGGCGGCCCCATCCTCAAGGTGAACGTCAACCAGAGGTACGCCACCGACGGCGCCGGGCGGGCCGTCTTCGCCGCCGCCTGCGAGCGCGCCGGGGTGCCCTGGCAGAGCTTCGTCTCCCATAACTCGATGCCGTGCGGCACCACGATCGGTCCGATCACAGCCGCCCGGCACGGCATCGCCACCGTCGACATCGGCATCGCGATCCTGTCCATGCACTCGGCACGGGAACTGTGCGGAGTGCAGGACCCGCGGCTGCTGGCCAAGGCACTGCACGCCTTTCTGGAGGGCTGA
- a CDS encoding butyryl-CoA dehydrogenase, protein MGHYKSNLRDIEFNLFEVLGRDTVYGTGPFAEMDVETAKSVLAEISRLSEHELAESYTDSDRNPPVFDPKTHTAPLPESFKKSYRAYMEAEWWRLGVPEELGGTACPRSLLWGSAETILGSNTPIWMYASGPAFAGVLHDEGTEEQLKIAQLMVDRQWGSTMVLTEPDAGSDVGAGRTKAAQQEDGSWHIEGVKRFITSGEHDLSDNIIHFVLARPEGAGPGTKGLSLFIVPKYDFDWDSGELGERNGVYATNVEHKMGLRVSNTCELTFGADHPAKGWLLGDKHDGIRQMFKIIEFARMMVGTKAMATLSTGYLNALEYAKERVQGPDLAAFTDKTAPRVTITHHPDVRRSLMTQKAYAEGLRALVLYTASVQDEILVKEAAGEDASALSRLNDLLLPIVKGYGSEKAYEQLAQSLQTIGGSGYLQEYPLEQYIRDAKIDTLYEGTTAIQGQDYFFRKIVRDQGQALTVVSEEIKKFLAEAAGGEELEAARDQLAQAAVDLEAIVGAMLTDLAATEQDVSSIYKVGLNSTRLLLASGDVIIGYLLLKGAAVATEKLGTASTKDRSFYAGKIAAAKFFAHEVLPGVSVQRSIAESVDKGLMDLDESAF, encoded by the coding sequence ATGGGGCACTACAAGTCGAATCTCCGCGACATCGAGTTCAACCTCTTCGAGGTGCTCGGGCGCGACACGGTGTACGGCACCGGCCCGTTCGCGGAGATGGACGTCGAGACCGCCAAGAGCGTGCTCGCGGAGATATCCCGGCTCTCCGAGCACGAGCTGGCCGAAAGCTACACCGACTCCGACCGGAACCCGCCCGTCTTCGACCCCAAGACCCACACGGCGCCGCTTCCCGAGTCGTTCAAGAAGAGCTACCGGGCCTACATGGAGGCCGAGTGGTGGCGGCTGGGCGTCCCGGAGGAGCTGGGCGGCACGGCCTGCCCCCGCTCGCTGCTGTGGGGCTCGGCCGAGACCATCCTCGGCTCCAACACCCCGATCTGGATGTACGCCTCGGGCCCGGCCTTCGCGGGCGTGCTGCACGACGAGGGCACCGAGGAGCAGCTCAAGATCGCCCAGCTGATGGTGGACAGGCAGTGGGGCTCCACCATGGTGCTGACCGAGCCGGACGCCGGCTCCGACGTCGGCGCGGGCCGCACCAAGGCCGCCCAGCAGGAGGACGGAAGCTGGCACATCGAAGGTGTGAAGCGGTTCATCACCTCCGGTGAGCACGACCTTTCCGACAACATCATCCACTTCGTGCTGGCCCGGCCCGAGGGCGCGGGGCCCGGCACCAAGGGGCTGTCGCTGTTCATCGTCCCCAAGTACGACTTCGACTGGGACTCCGGTGAGCTCGGCGAGCGCAATGGCGTCTACGCCACCAACGTCGAGCACAAGATGGGTCTGCGGGTCTCCAACACCTGTGAGCTGACCTTCGGCGCCGACCACCCGGCCAAGGGCTGGCTGCTGGGCGACAAGCACGACGGCATCCGCCAGATGTTCAAGATCATCGAGTTCGCCCGGATGATGGTCGGCACGAAGGCCATGGCCACCCTCTCCACCGGCTACCTCAATGCCCTGGAGTACGCCAAGGAGCGGGTGCAGGGCCCGGACCTGGCGGCGTTCACCGACAAGACCGCCCCGCGCGTCACCATCACCCACCACCCGGATGTGCGTCGCTCGCTCATGACGCAGAAGGCGTACGCGGAGGGCCTGCGCGCCCTGGTCCTCTACACCGCCTCCGTCCAGGACGAGATCCTGGTCAAGGAGGCCGCGGGCGAGGACGCCTCCGCCCTGAGCCGCCTCAACGACCTGCTGCTGCCCATCGTCAAGGGCTACGGCTCGGAGAAGGCGTACGAGCAGCTCGCGCAGTCCCTGCAGACCATCGGCGGCTCCGGCTACCTCCAGGAGTACCCGCTGGAGCAGTACATCCGGGACGCCAAGATCGACACGCTCTACGAGGGCACCACCGCCATCCAGGGGCAGGACTACTTCTTCCGCAAGATCGTCCGGGACCAGGGCCAGGCCCTGACCGTCGTCTCGGAGGAGATCAAGAAGTTCCTGGCCGAGGCCGCCGGGGGCGAGGAGCTGGAAGCCGCCCGCGACCAGCTCGCCCAGGCCGCGGTGGACCTGGAGGCGATCGTCGGCGCGATGCTCACCGACCTGGCCGCCACCGAGCAGGACGTCAGCTCGATCTACAAGGTCGGTCTCAACTCCACCCGGCTGCTGCTGGCCTCCGGCGACGTGATCATCGGCTACCTGCTCCTCAAGGGCGCGGCCGTCGCCACCGAGAAGCTGGGCACCGCCTCCACGAAGGACCGGTCCTTCTACGCGGGCAAGATCGCCGCCGCGAAGTTCTTCGCCCACGAGGTGCTGCCGGGCGTCTCGGTGCAGCGCTCGATTGCCGAGTCGGTCGACAAGGGGCTCATGGACCTGGACGAGTCCGCGTTCTGA
- a CDS encoding pirin, translated as MPAVTVENPLTLPRVAAPAEARPRPVLAVTTAPGGFEGEGFPVRRAFAGIDYQHLDPFIMMDQMGEVDYAPGEPKGTPWHPHRGFETVTYIIDGIFDHQDSNGGGGTITNGDTQWMTAGSGLLHIEAPPESLVVSGGLFHGLQLWVNLPARDKMMAPRYQDIRGGNVQLLTTPDGGALLRVIAGELDGHQGPGVTHTPITMIHATLAPGAEITLPWREDFNGLAYVLAGRGTVGTERRPVELGQTAVFGDGGALTVRADEKQDSHTPELEVVLLGGQPIREPMAHYGPFVMNTRKELQQAFEDFQKGRLGTIPAVHGMSEGGL; from the coding sequence ATGCCCGCAGTGACCGTAGAGAACCCGTTGACCCTGCCGCGCGTCGCGGCACCCGCCGAGGCGCGACCGCGCCCCGTGCTCGCCGTCACCACCGCCCCCGGCGGTTTCGAGGGGGAGGGCTTCCCGGTGCGCCGGGCCTTCGCGGGCATCGACTACCAGCACCTCGACCCGTTCATCATGATGGACCAGATGGGTGAGGTGGATTACGCGCCGGGCGAGCCCAAGGGCACCCCCTGGCACCCCCACCGCGGCTTCGAGACCGTCACGTACATCATCGACGGGATCTTCGACCACCAGGACTCCAACGGCGGTGGCGGCACCATCACCAACGGCGACACCCAGTGGATGACGGCCGGCTCGGGGCTGCTCCACATAGAGGCGCCGCCGGAGTCGCTGGTCGTGTCGGGCGGCCTCTTCCACGGTCTGCAGCTGTGGGTGAACCTCCCGGCCAGGGACAAGATGATGGCGCCGCGCTACCAGGACATCCGCGGCGGCAACGTGCAGCTGCTGACGACCCCGGACGGCGGCGCGCTGCTGCGGGTCATCGCCGGTGAGCTGGACGGCCACCAGGGTCCCGGTGTCACCCACACGCCGATCACGATGATCCACGCCACGCTGGCACCGGGTGCGGAGATCACCCTGCCGTGGCGGGAGGACTTCAACGGCCTCGCGTACGTCCTCGCGGGCCGCGGCACCGTCGGCACCGAGCGCCGCCCTGTTGAGCTGGGGCAGACGGCGGTCTTCGGCGACGGCGGCGCGCTGACCGTCCGCGCGGACGAAAAGCAGGACTCCCACACTCCGGAGCTCGAAGTCGTCCTCCTGGGCGGACAGCCCATCCGCGAGCCGATGGCCCACTACGGCCCGTTCGTCATGAACACCCGCAAGGAGCTCCAGCAGGCGTTCGAGGACTTCCAGAAGGGGCGGCTGGGCACGATCCCGGCCGTGCACGGGATGTCCGAGGGCGGACTGTAG
- a CDS encoding Ser/Thr phosphatase: MRTEDLLAAIATGLWRWDSVSGAVSYDAEAARLVGLPAEAVTLPEAAARACFHPADWLEVKAIVDLAVAEGTLAEARLRVVDEKGTVLRTVRTRSRPIARGGSEDGYYLLGTLQEVPDPLPGTSAAGPPVTGDWRRNREAFLLDAGRALAEAMSTAEVLRVAAGLSMPGFSPEGLAVFGVQGERISVIGHHGPRTGADHPFHDIGLGTDYPAAEVVRTGRAVYLPTPEEYRGRFPAAWSLGRPRKRRSWAFLPLIVAGRTIGAWMAGFAHPVSFSPDERSVLTTIARMLAQALSRTALQETERELADGLQRSMLPASKPDIPGLTVAARYVPTGGGLQVGGDWYDVIGLPSGRTALVIGDVQGHDVRAAGIMGQLRIAVRAYASEGHHPDAVLSRASRFLAGLSAPDGPDGPDSRYDPRFATCLYMEVDPVAGTLDIARAGHPDPAVRLADGTMMVRPTAGGLPLGIDPDTDYPTTRVVLEPGETLLMCTDGLIETGGHDLETGWDRIRKVFERPATLTNDSGTLPSDDLDSDDLEALADSLVQAVHGPPSHHTTGPLADRREDDIALLLIRREAEVCLVGPGSAPVRRTAVTVAQAEPERIAGTRQQLRDMLHDWADPDQVESAVLMLSEMVTNVLVHTDGDALLVAEVSGRHGARRLRLDVADSSDELPHRRRPGELASSGRGLLLLEMLADNWGVDPRGDGKCIWYELYEAAPDGAAPSSPADGA; the protein is encoded by the coding sequence ATGCGCACCGAGGACCTGCTGGCCGCCATAGCGACCGGCCTATGGCGTTGGGACAGTGTCTCGGGCGCCGTCAGCTATGACGCGGAGGCGGCCCGGCTGGTGGGCCTGCCCGCCGAGGCCGTCACCCTTCCCGAGGCCGCCGCCCGCGCGTGTTTCCACCCCGCGGACTGGCTGGAGGTCAAGGCGATCGTCGACCTCGCGGTGGCCGAGGGCACCCTGGCCGAGGCCCGGCTGCGCGTCGTGGACGAGAAGGGCACCGTGCTGCGGACCGTGCGCACCCGGTCCCGGCCGATAGCGCGGGGCGGCAGCGAGGACGGCTACTACCTGCTCGGCACCCTCCAGGAGGTCCCCGACCCGCTGCCCGGCACCTCGGCCGCGGGGCCGCCGGTCACCGGCGACTGGCGGCGCAACCGCGAGGCGTTCCTGCTGGACGCGGGGCGGGCGCTGGCGGAGGCGATGTCCACCGCCGAGGTGCTGCGGGTCGCGGCGGGGCTGTCCATGCCGGGCTTCTCCCCGGAGGGGCTCGCGGTCTTCGGCGTCCAGGGCGAGCGGATCTCGGTGATCGGCCACCACGGGCCGCGGACGGGCGCCGATCACCCCTTTCACGACATCGGGCTGGGCACCGACTATCCGGCGGCCGAGGTGGTCCGCACCGGCCGGGCGGTCTATCTGCCCACGCCGGAGGAGTACCGCGGCCGGTTTCCGGCCGCCTGGTCGCTCGGCCGGCCCCGTAAGCGCCGGTCCTGGGCGTTTCTGCCGCTGATCGTCGCGGGCCGCACCATCGGCGCGTGGATGGCCGGATTCGCCCATCCGGTGTCGTTCTCGCCCGATGAGCGCTCGGTGCTGACCACCATCGCGCGGATGCTGGCCCAGGCGCTGTCCCGCACCGCGCTCCAGGAGACCGAGCGGGAGCTGGCGGACGGGCTGCAGCGCTCGATGCTGCCCGCCAGCAAGCCCGATATCCCGGGGCTGACGGTGGCCGCGCGCTATGTGCCGACCGGCGGCGGACTGCAGGTCGGCGGCGACTGGTACGACGTGATCGGGCTGCCCTCGGGGCGTACCGCGCTGGTGATCGGCGATGTGCAGGGCCACGATGTGCGCGCCGCGGGGATCATGGGGCAACTACGGATCGCGGTCCGGGCGTACGCCTCCGAGGGGCACCACCCCGACGCGGTGCTCTCCCGCGCCTCCCGCTTCCTCGCCGGGCTGTCGGCGCCGGACGGCCCTGACGGCCCGGACAGCCGGTACGACCCGAGGTTCGCGACCTGCCTCTATATGGAGGTGGACCCGGTCGCCGGCACTCTGGACATCGCCCGCGCGGGCCACCCCGACCCGGCGGTCCGGCTCGCCGACGGCACGATGATGGTCAGGCCCACGGCGGGCGGGCTGCCGCTGGGCATCGACCCGGACACCGACTATCCGACCACCCGGGTGGTGCTGGAGCCCGGCGAGACGCTGCTGATGTGCACCGACGGGCTGATCGAGACCGGCGGGCACGATCTGGAGACCGGCTGGGACCGGATCCGTAAGGTCTTCGAGCGGCCAGCCACCCTCACGAACGACTCCGGCACCCTCCCCTCCGACGACCTCGACTCCGACGACCTCGAAGCCCTCGCCGACTCCCTGGTGCAGGCCGTGCACGGGCCGCCCTCCCACCACACCACCGGTCCGCTCGCGGACCGGCGCGAGGACGACATAGCGCTGTTGCTGATCCGCCGGGAGGCGGAGGTGTGCCTGGTCGGGCCCGGTTCGGCGCCGGTGCGGCGGACGGCGGTCACGGTCGCGCAGGCCGAGCCGGAGCGCATAGCGGGCACCCGGCAGCAACTGCGCGACATGCTGCACGACTGGGCCGACCCGGACCAGGTGGAGTCGGCGGTGCTGATGCTCTCCGAGATGGTCACCAACGTCCTGGTGCACACCGACGGGGACGCCCTGCTGGTGGCCGAGGTCAGCGGGCGGCACGGGGCCCGGCGACTGCGGCTGGACGTCGCCGACAGCAGCGATGAGCTGCCGCACCGCCGGCGGCCGGGCGAGCTGGCCTCGTCGGGGCGCGGGCTGCTGCTGCTGGAGATGCTCGCCGACAACTGGGGGGTGGATCCGCGCGGCGACGGCAAATGCATCTGGTACGAGCTGTACGAGGCCGCGCCGGATGGCGCGGCCCCTTCGTCCCCGGCCGACGGCGCCTAG